The window cCTCACCCCACGGTGCCCGTCCGCTGCTCCTGGCAGGCGCTGGCCACGCTGGGGTGGAAAGCGTTGCGGGCGTGCAGGGCGGCCTCCTTCCGAAAACACTGCcacggggagagggggggacACAAAAAAGGGACCCCCGGTGAGCTCGTGGGGCTCACGGAGGCCACCCCGGGGCTGTTGTCCCCTCCTCGGTCACCTGTGGCAGGTCGGCGATCACCCGGTCCCTGCGGACGGGGGCCAGCACGTTCATGGTCCCCTGGGGCCAGCGGGGCGAGCTGGGACACGGagcggggacggggatgggcTGAGGGCCGCCGAGAGGCCTGGGGGGGACGGAGCAGGGGGCGGCGCTGCGCCTGTGTCCCCAAATTCtgctgtccccgtgtccccaaaTCCTGATTTCCCCGTGTCCACGAGTTATCATGTCCCCAAGTCCCGATGTCCCCAAGTCCCCAAGTCCCTCTGTCCCCAAGTCAACTCCTCCTcacctcctgctgtccccatgtccccaaatCTCACTCGTCCCCAACCCCTCGTGGCCCCCTGCCCCCCACCtcatgtccccatgtccccccgTCCCCAAATCCCATTGTCCCCCAGTCCCACCCTCCCCACGTCCCGCTTGTGGGGACGTCCCTCGTGTCCCCAAGTCCCCCACTCCccgtccccatgtccccacgtccccaaaTCtctcctgtcccccccccatgtccccctgtgccccccccacgcccccccactgccccccccgccccccttaCCCCCTCCTTATCCCGCCCCATCCCCTTCCATGCATCCTGGGGCATCCTCAGCCCCATgtccccgtcccgtccccgtgtccccgtgtccccggtTGCCCCCCGATGTCCCCCCCCAGTgtccccgggggggtcccgttACCCCGTTacccctctccctctgctcgGCGCTGCGCCCCCGCCCTCCTGGCCCCTCCCTCGGGCTTTTCGTGGCGGGGAGGGGCCGGCACCGCGGGTCCTGCCGGCCCGGGCCCTGCcgcctccccccaccccccctccgggacccccgggacccccccctcccgggaccccccccggtGACGACGGAGAGGGGAGCGGGACTACAACCCCCATAATGCCCCGCGGGCTACGGAACGATACGCGCATGCGTCGGAGAGTCTCACCTCAAGGACTACGCTTCCCAGCACGCCTCGCGGCGAGAGGGGGTGCAAGGAGATCTCGCGCGATTTGGGGCTATAAGCCCGTGCGGCGCGGGGCGGGAGGCCCCTTTCGGCTTCCGGCGGCCCAAGATGGCGCCCAAGGCGAAGAAGGAGGGTGAGCGCGGGCGGCCGTGAGGGGCGAGCGGCCCCCGGGCGGTGTGATCGGCTCCCTGCGGGGTCTAGGGGGTGCCCGGGGCTCGGCTCCGGAGGTTTGCGGCGTTCCCGGGGGCCGCGGTGCGGTGCCGGGCTGCGGGCACGTGGAGGGGGTGGGAGCGGCCTGCAGCGGGAGGCCTGGGCCTGAGGGCtgaggggggctgagggggggctGGGCCCCTCGGAGGGGCTCTGCCGGTGGGGGTGCCCCCTCGGGGAGCCCCCTGGGCCCGCAGATCCTTCCGTGTGCTGACCCAGGGGTTGTCACAGCCGTGCCTCCGAAGACAGAGGCGAAGGCCAAGGCGCTGAAGGCCAAGAAGGCCGTCCTGAAGGGCGTCCACAGccacaagaagaagaagatcCGCACGTCGCCCACCTTCCGGAGGCCCAAAACCCTACGCCTGAGGCGGCAGCCCAAGTATCCGCGGAAGAGCGCCCCACGGAGAAATAAGTACGTGTGGGGTGCAGGTGGCACAGTGTTTGTGGGGTGGGGACGGCCCCTTGTGTGGGAGCCTGGCCCCCTGTGTGGGTCTGAAGGTGGGACTTGTCCattgtgctgctcctggggctgagccctgtTTTGGTGGCACCGTGTTGGGGTGCAGGTGATGATTTCAAGCGACCAAAGCCTGAGAGTTTGtgattaaaactttttttggtAACTGATGCACCCCAAACCTGGTGTTTGAAACCTTCTGAAGCGTAGGTACAGCTCCTGCCATCCTTTTGTTAACCCAGGGGCCTTTCTCCTGCAGGCTGGACCATTATGCCATTATCAAGTTCCCCTTGACAACAGAATCGGCGATGAAGAAGATAGAGGACAACAACACTCTGGTTTTCATCGTCGATGTCAAGGCAAACAAGCACCAGATCAAGCAGGCTGTCAAGAAGCTGTACGACATCGACGTGGCCAAGGTCAACACGTTGATCAGGTGAGAGGGGGAGATCAAGTCACCAGTGGGTGTCTGGTACTTCAGGTGCTCAGTGTGGCTTTCGACGGAAAGCTTGAACACGTGTGAgtttcagcagtgctgtgggaGCTCTGAGGAGGCTTGGAATTAAGTTCTGTAGTGTTCTCAGCGCTAAAATGATGATAAAAGCAACTTTTGACTGAGCACATCTTGGTGGAAGTGTAAACTAGTGGCAGGCAGGAAGCTGGCTTTAGCAGGGAGCCGAGGGAGTTCTGTGCAGATGATGTGATCGTGTTTTACCCCTGAGCAAACTGATGTTTCCAAAGGAACCACTGATGCACATCCCGTAGTAGGAGGATGGAGTAGGTGTGAGGAATGGCGTGCCCCTGTGCTGATCTCTCCTTTCCCATCTCCTTTTCTAGGCCTGACGGGGAGAAAAAGGCTTACGTCCGACTGGCTCCAGATTACGATGCGCTGGATGTAGCCAACAAGGTGAGAAATCTTGGAAATCTGTCACGTTTCCATTTGTTATCTCATTTTCTACACCTGGTGGTGCTTGAAGCACGCTGGTGCTACTGCAGCATCCTTGTAGTTGGGCAGGATCTGAGAGTGTTTGTAAGCAGGAACACTTCCTGGTCATAAAATCCACCGAGTTCTGTGGGGAAGTTCCTGGGAGCTGTGaaggggtgggagaggaggcaggaggcGTGTCTGAAGTGGTGTTTGGCTCCACAGTGTTCTCAGCCAGCGCTGCGGGCAGCTCCCTCGGGGGAAAACGGTGCCAAAGGCACTGGGTGGAAGGGATTTCACTGCAGGTGGCCGTCCTGCTGCAAAGGGCTCGGGGTTTAGTCCTTGGTAGAActgtggggagcaggaggtggtggtggggagcagcATGGGGATCCCGGTGGTGTGTGGAACCACGATGTGAGGCACCTGGGCGGGTGTGGGAGGAAGAAACCTGTCCTCAGAGAGCAGGAGGATGTGGGAGATGTGTGGTGGCGATGTCTGGCGGAGGCTCTGCCTCTTTGCCAGCTGTTTTAACCCCTTCTGCTTCTTTGCAGATTGGAATCATCTAAGCTGCATGGAGGACTGTACAGACGGGACAATAAACCCTGTGAAACCACCCAGGGgctcctgctgtgttttatgACCGCGCAGCCCATCCTGAAAAGCCTGCAGGAGACTGCTGGGGCTCCATTTTTAGCAAACGGGGtccctgctttccttttccttcctgctttccttttccttcctgcagccagctgccccGGGAGAGGCTCTCGGGGTGTGCGGGGCTGTCCCACGTGCGGCACCTCCCTGCTCTGGGGCGTCCCGCGGGGCTGACCTGGTCTCTCTGCGGGTAAAACCCCGGTGAGGCGACGCTCTCCTGGTGCAGGTACCTGtgcacagcactgtgctgctaTCCTGGTGCATTTTGTCACGCTGCTATTAGTGAATATTTGTGGTGATTCCCAGCACCCTACAGAACCCCCGTGGGGTGCACCACGAGCCTGGGAGGCCGCTGCTACCTGCACCAAAACCACGTTCACAGCTCAGGTCTGCTGCAAGCTGGGTGCCGGGCCATTTCCCACCTCTTAAACTATTTGCTTAGGCTGCAGGCTCTGAAACCCTCAAGCTAACACAACAGCAGGcactctgtttgcttttgttttttttttttttttttctggcaccATCCACGCTCCCCTCGTTGCAGCGTGTGAGCTGGAGCCCGGTTTCCCCGTGGTTCCTCCCCACGGTCCCTCACCAGGGGCTGTTTCCAAGCCAGCTGCTGTTTGGGCGGCCCCGTTGCCACAACGTTTGGGATGAAAGCAGCTTTTTGGAGTGCTTGGAGAGCCCTAAGAACGCGGAGCACTCGGTGAGCAGGGACTGGAGGTGGAGTGCTGATAGAGATAATTGGCGTTAAGTGCTGAGAGGCGCGGTGAAGGCGGTGGCCAAATATTGATCGGAGCAATCGAGCAGAGGCAGGGGGACAGCCAGTTCCCTTCCAGCCTCTTGCAGGGGGTCCTGAGGGGCAGCTCCCCtgattgctgctgctcttttggGGCAGTAGGTCAcgatttttccctttttagcTGCTCTTGGCTCCAGATTCCCTTCACGCGGTGTGAAGCTTCCGACCTCCCCGAGCTCCTCTGCTGTGGGGTGGCTCCGGGTACTGGGGGAGAGCCCCCAAACCCTTTGGGGTAGCTCTGAGcctccaccagctgcaggaaTGCTTCGTGAGGACAGCGTGGAGGTGCTGTaggggctggggaggatggGAGGCTGTGGGAGAGGCCGGAGGCAACTTTGGGGCTGAGGGAGGCGGGTGGTGACGCTCCCTTGGGTGAGAAACCTCGAGGGCtcagtgctgcttctctccGTGCTGCTCCTTTCTGTGGCTGCTCGGCCACCCCGGGTGCAGGCCAGAAACTTCCCAACCCCTCGACTTTTTTAGGTCAGGGGCTCGAAACAGACAGCGGGGGCTGTTGGCACGGTGTGTGTGGGCCAGGGAAGGCTGAAGAGGGATcagggcagcagggacctgGGACAGACTCAGGACAAACCCAAGACAgacctctcctgcagctgcacctGGTGCTCGTGAGGGCTCTGGAGCACTCTGAGAAGGGaacaagcagcagcaagggcTCTGAGGGTACCCACCAAGCCCCGTGCCCTGTTCCTATCCGAGCTGTGGCCACCCCAAAAGCGATTTGGGGTTGGAGGAGCTCCTCTCCTCGCCATGCTCACCCCACAGGGAGAGCCCCAATGCGGAACGAGGAATGGGTACAGGCTGCAGCACTCCCCGGCGGCGtggaggctgggctgggaaggGATTTCACATCAGCATGACTTGCAGTCTGCCCTGACCCTGCCTTCATCTTCTCCCgatggctgctgcaggctggcaccttccctctgcctgcctcctgctcagggctggcagCCGGCCTGCCCCACAGCTGGCCCGGCGCTGCTGGTGGAAACTGGGAGGCAACTGGGGTGCCTGCTGGGGGAACTGGGTGATGCCCGacccctctgtgctgcaggagggcgGTGGGAGCGCTGGGAGAGACTGGGGGAGAGGTGATGGGAGGGAAAATGCAATTTGGGGATTCACCTCGTGGGGTATGGGCAGGTGGGGGTGGTGCTGAGGCCGGGgggcttcagctgcagcagggggggATGCGGTGGAAGTCAGGAGAGCTCCtggaggggaggctggggcctgctggggcaggaggagaaccCGTGGGGAGCCTcgggggctgctgtggggctggagcagaTCCCTGCCCACGCACGGCCCCGAGCGCTGCGTCTCCATTTCAACTCCTGCCAACGCCCGGCCCCCAGTGCCAGCTGCGGGGTCGGGGAGCCCTGGAAGGATCCAACCCCACAGCTGAGCCTCTTCCCCTCCATCCTCATTTGACCTGCAGTCTGCCCGAGCTGCTGTTTTAGGACCGATCCCACCCGGGAGCAGGTTGTGGGCAGGAATCCCTCAAAGCCCCGCTGCTCGTAGCCAGCCCGGGGTGATCCCGGCGCTGTCACAACATCACCATTTGCCTTCCCACCACTCCTGCACCCCACAGGACCGGCagggccagctccagccccatgGGAGCTGCACCCTGGCTCcgtggggagctgctggaggcagcggggctggcggaggcagccccggggggaTTGAGCAGGCAGCGATGTTCCAGGAAGAGCCGTGGCCTCGCTCGGCCTTCCCGTGCCAGCTCGGCTTCACGTGGCTGCTGGGTGAGTCACAGCTCCACTCAGGGACCACAGCCGGGCTCAGCCCTTCTCCTGATGCCTTCCCCCTATCCCTGCGAGGCCCTCAGGGTGCAGGAGCTCACCCCCGAggggaaacagaaaggaaaaacacgAGTAGAAAGCAAGGGAGAGCCggagctttgctttttcagcaCCGTGCTGGATGCATCCCCGAGGGGGGTCCCTGGCGTGGTGCcggctccctgccctcccctgggagctggggcacATCCTTTCCCATGCcctcagccctcctcctcctcccaacaacaaaaaaataacaaaaagccaGCCTGGGCAAGCCACGGCAGCAGTGAACAGACCCATTTAATGCACAGAGCACCCAGCACCACCGCGGGAGGGCCGCGgcccttccctcccagccctctccGGCCATCGGCTGCGCCACGCAGCCACCCCTTGGCCGCGCTGGCGCCGAAAGCAGGCTCGGGCTGCTCCTCCCCAGGATCTGCCCCAGGGTTTGGGGGcatccccagggctcggtggcATCCGCTCGGCTGTCGGGCTGGTCCAGCAGGGTAGCAGCGGCTTGCAGAGGGGTGAACGCAGGGCCCGCGGCCGCGGGGTGGGGAGCGAGCGAGCCCTAAGGCACATGAAGAGCAGGTAGGAGCCCGGCGTTCTCAGTCTATGAGGAACTTCTCCCCGTCCACGTCCCTCCCCTGGCGCAGGGAAGGGCAGAAATCGGAGCGCAGGAGGCGGGAGAAGTACATGAGGATCATGGCGtcgagcagcagcaggttggCCGTCAGGAAGGCGCCCTGGCCCTGCACCTCCACGTGGCGGAGGAAATACCAGGTGAGGTAGGCCTGGGGGGCCAGGCGGAAGGCGAAGTACATCACCAGGTTGACGTACTTGTTGGCCCGGTAGAGCGCCGGCGAAGGCACGTTGCTCATCTTGAGCAGCATGCGGGCGGTGAGGAAGATGTTGCtcacctccaccagcagcagcagcatcgcCGCCACCAGGAAGCGGCCCGTGATGATGAGCGAGACGAAGGCAGAGATGGcctgggaggaggggatggggatggatcAGCTCCCGGGTTGGGCACAGCCCCGCGGGGTGCGAGCTCTCCCCCACTACGCTCTGGGTGTACCTATGGTGGGAGCACCCAGATCCCCTCCTGGAGACCCTGGGACCCCGCGGGCACCCGATCCGAGGGCAGATCTCAGTCCCCAATGCAAGAATCCAGCACCAAGCTGTGCCCCTgtgccagggagcagcagcctgtcTGGCTCCCGGCGCCAGGAGCCGCCTCTGGCAGCCGTCCTGCCCCGCCGGGCTCCCTGGGCTCCTGGATGCACAACCTACCTGGCAGCCAGGGCGAGGCGCAGGGAAGGGCTGCGGCTCGCCTCGCTGCACGGCCCCAGGAGCACAGCAATCCCCCCCCGAGGtgccccgtcccctccccgtgcTCACCATGGCGTGGTGCACCAGGTACTCCCAGGACGAGCGGGACTGGTGGTTGAAGATGATGTCGAGGCTGTCGTGGATGAAGTAGCCTGCGGGATGAGGGAGAGCATGGAGGGGTCAGGCTTGCGTGCCGGCACCCCGCTGAGGGAAATGGGGTGCAGGAGGGGTTTGGGGTGCCCCGAGGAGGGCGGCGAGCCCGTGCTCTGCGCAAGGAGCCCCGTGGTGGAGCCATGCCCTGGGGCGCTGGTGCCATGCAGGCGgcttgctgctggagaagcGGGAGGTGTGGGGTCCCTGAGCT is drawn from Aythya fuligula isolate bAytFul2 chromosome 20, bAytFul2.pri, whole genome shotgun sequence and contains these coding sequences:
- the RPL23A gene encoding 60S ribosomal protein L23a, producing the protein MAPKAKKEAVPPKTEAKAKALKAKKAVLKGVHSHKKKKIRTSPTFRRPKTLRLRRQPKYPRKSAPRRNKLDHYAIIKFPLTTESAMKKIEDNNTLVFIVDVKANKHQIKQAVKKLYDIDVAKVNTLIRPDGEKKAYVRLAPDYDALDVANKIGII
- the TLCD1 gene encoding TLC domain-containing protein 1; its protein translation is MGPGWRAPSVALVGGSVALFGGLRRAALALPRPAAVRSRPGRVWRWGNLLVSFAHSVLAGLWALFSLWQSPELLSDIQDGYSVSGHLLVCFSSGYFIHDSLDIIFNHQSRSSWEYLVHHAMAISAFVSLIITGRFLVAAMLLLLVEVSNIFLTARMLLKMSNVPSPALYRANKYVNLVMYFAFRLAPQAYLTWYFLRHVEVQGQGAFLTANLLLLDAMILMYFSRLLRSDFCPSLRQGRDVDGEKFLID